The following proteins come from a genomic window of Ilumatobacter coccineus YM16-304:
- a CDS encoding thiamine diphosphokinase has protein sequence MNDHIVIVTGATPIPERVAALVPDAAIVLGVDSGFDHALAAGLRPNGLIGDLDSVSDDGRAWAEEHATISRHPADKNETDTELAVAFAAGMAPAWLTMIGGGDRLDHTIAAIGSLAAPAATSIPRIDAWWNGQHIEVMHGPSRRTLSLTPESTLSLLVLGRPCDGVSISGVRWPLDGIRLEPVVGLGVSNEVTDAAGDVSISISSGVLSVFDHPLVESTTD, from the coding sequence GTGAACGACCACATCGTCATCGTCACCGGGGCCACACCGATCCCCGAGCGCGTCGCCGCACTCGTCCCCGACGCGGCCATCGTGCTCGGTGTCGACAGCGGATTCGACCACGCGCTCGCCGCCGGTCTCCGACCCAACGGACTGATCGGTGACCTCGACTCGGTCAGCGACGACGGTCGGGCGTGGGCCGAGGAGCACGCCACGATCTCCCGCCATCCCGCCGACAAGAACGAGACCGACACCGAACTCGCCGTGGCGTTCGCCGCTGGGATGGCACCCGCCTGGCTGACCATGATCGGTGGCGGCGACCGCCTCGATCACACCATCGCCGCCATCGGCTCACTCGCCGCGCCGGCCGCCACCTCGATCCCCCGGATCGACGCCTGGTGGAACGGCCAGCACATCGAGGTGATGCACGGCCCGAGCCGCCGGACACTCTCGCTCACACCCGAATCGACTCTCTCGCTCCTCGTGCTCGGCCGCCCGTGTGACGGCGTGTCGATCAGTGGCGTCCGCTGGCCCCTCGACGGCATCCGACTCGAACCCGTCGTCGGGCTCGGCGTGAGCAACGAGGTCACCGACGCCGCCGGCGACGTCTCGATCTCCATCTCGAGCGGCGTGCTGAGCGTCTTCGACCATCCCCTGGTCGAGTCCACGACCGACTGA
- a CDS encoding pirin family protein, producing the protein MTSPILQTVPLGFQWATVDPFLFCVHHLDHYPASDGELGPAADLSGRSIGNDFEPTDGWRMYHGSKVPGFPQHPHRGFETISFVRQGLIDHADSLGAAARYGRGDVQWMTAGAGIQHAEMFPLVDPDGPNTMEMFQIWINLPASDKMVEPHFAMLWDHEIPRVVVQKDSNSPAATITVIAGELDGHTPPSPPPSSWASRPEADVALWHVVLEPGSEWTMPAAAGADTVRVLYVFDGDGLTIDDESVDGSTGAVVDAQRAISLRSTGHVELLMMQGRPIGEPVAQQGPFVMNDEAEIRQAFADYRATQFGGWPWDRPDPTHGHDGERFARHADGRVEKAVTV; encoded by the coding sequence ATGACATCGCCGATCCTGCAGACCGTCCCCCTGGGCTTCCAATGGGCGACCGTCGATCCCTTCCTCTTCTGCGTCCACCATCTCGACCACTACCCCGCGTCCGATGGTGAACTCGGACCCGCTGCCGACCTCTCGGGCCGAAGCATCGGCAACGACTTCGAACCCACCGACGGCTGGCGCATGTACCACGGCTCGAAGGTGCCCGGCTTCCCGCAGCACCCGCATCGTGGCTTCGAGACGATCTCGTTCGTCCGCCAGGGTCTGATCGACCACGCCGACTCCCTCGGCGCAGCCGCCCGCTACGGACGTGGTGACGTCCAGTGGATGACGGCCGGTGCCGGCATCCAGCACGCCGAGATGTTCCCGCTCGTCGACCCCGACGGCCCGAACACGATGGAGATGTTCCAGATCTGGATCAACCTTCCCGCCAGCGACAAGATGGTCGAGCCGCACTTCGCGATGCTCTGGGACCACGAGATCCCCCGCGTCGTCGTGCAGAAGGACTCCAACTCACCCGCGGCCACGATCACGGTGATCGCCGGCGAGCTCGACGGGCACACACCGCCGTCGCCGCCGCCCTCGTCGTGGGCGTCGCGCCCCGAGGCCGACGTGGCACTCTGGCACGTGGTGCTCGAGCCCGGCTCGGAGTGGACGATGCCCGCAGCCGCCGGTGCCGACACCGTGCGTGTGCTCTACGTGTTCGACGGCGACGGACTCACCATCGACGACGAATCGGTCGACGGGTCGACCGGCGCCGTCGTCGACGCACAGCGAGCCATCTCGCTGCGGTCGACCGGTCACGTCGAACTGCTGATGATGCAGGGCCGACCGATCGGTGAGCCCGTGGCGCAACAGGGTCCGTTCGTGATGAACGACGAGGCCGAGATCCGCCAAGCCTTCGCCGACTACCGGGCGACGCAGTTCGGTGGTTGGCCGTGGGATCGGCCCGACCCGACGCACGGCCACGACGGCGAACGCTTCGCCCGCCACGCCGACGGCCGGGTCGAGAAGGCCGTCACCGTCTGA
- a CDS encoding amidase, which produces MSEIANETRWMDATEQARLVADGEVSAIELVDAAIERIEQLDGPLNAVNIRWFDDARSAAAGELSGPFAGVPTLLKDLWAHSEGHPMTNGNAALREAMPISDHDTELVARFRDAGLVTLGRTNSPELGSLPVTEPVAWGPSRNPWSTDHTPGGSSGGAAAAVASGMVPVANASDGGGSIRIPASCCGLVGLKPSAGRITMGPERDESGLSVHFAVSRSVRDSARLLDAVAGPGVGDNVIAPAPTRPYADEVGNDVPKLRIGLLDTHPLGQPLHADCIDAVRSAATMLDGLGHHVEPGFPDALSDASFSARFMAMWATNMALGIARLGDALGRELTADEVEPVNWVQAEYAARVSGVEYGAALGAVAQYRRTIQSWWADGWDLLLTPTLSEPPVRIGEHDAQPGDPLAGMRRAGAFVSFTPPFNASGQPAISLPLHWNDSGLPIGVQLVAAYGREDLLLNVAAQLEHAHPWAHRTPPA; this is translated from the coding sequence ATGTCAGAGATTGCGAACGAGACCCGATGGATGGACGCGACCGAGCAGGCTCGGCTCGTCGCCGATGGAGAAGTGAGCGCCATCGAGTTGGTCGACGCGGCGATCGAGCGCATCGAGCAACTCGACGGCCCGCTCAACGCGGTCAACATCCGATGGTTCGACGATGCTCGCTCGGCCGCCGCCGGCGAACTCTCCGGACCGTTCGCCGGGGTGCCGACCCTGCTCAAGGATCTGTGGGCCCACTCCGAAGGGCACCCGATGACCAACGGCAACGCCGCACTGCGCGAGGCGATGCCGATCTCCGATCACGACACCGAACTCGTCGCCCGGTTCCGTGATGCCGGGCTCGTCACGCTCGGCCGCACCAACAGCCCCGAACTCGGCTCGCTCCCGGTGACCGAGCCGGTCGCGTGGGGGCCGAGCCGCAACCCCTGGTCGACCGACCACACGCCCGGAGGTTCGAGCGGCGGTGCCGCGGCTGCCGTGGCATCGGGCATGGTGCCGGTCGCCAACGCGTCCGACGGCGGCGGGTCGATCCGCATCCCGGCATCGTGCTGCGGCCTCGTCGGCCTCAAGCCGTCGGCCGGGCGCATCACGATGGGTCCCGAGCGCGACGAATCCGGGCTGAGCGTGCACTTCGCCGTCAGCCGGTCGGTCCGCGACTCGGCTCGACTGCTCGACGCCGTGGCCGGCCCGGGCGTCGGCGACAACGTCATCGCCCCGGCTCCCACCCGCCCGTACGCCGACGAGGTCGGCAACGACGTTCCGAAGCTCCGCATCGGGCTGCTCGACACCCACCCGCTCGGGCAGCCGCTGCACGCCGACTGCATCGACGCGGTCCGGTCCGCGGCCACGATGCTCGACGGCCTCGGCCATCACGTCGAGCCGGGGTTCCCCGACGCGCTGTCCGACGCGTCGTTCTCGGCGCGCTTCATGGCGATGTGGGCGACCAACATGGCGCTCGGCATCGCCCGTCTCGGCGACGCACTCGGCCGAGAGCTCACCGCCGACGAGGTCGAGCCCGTCAACTGGGTGCAGGCCGAGTACGCCGCACGGGTGTCGGGCGTCGAGTACGGCGCCGCGCTCGGAGCCGTCGCGCAGTACCGCCGCACGATCCAGTCGTGGTGGGCCGACGGCTGGGACCTCCTGCTCACGCCGACGCTGTCCGAACCCCCGGTCCGCATCGGCGAACACGATGCCCAGCCCGGCGATCCGCTCGCCGGCATGCGACGAGCTGGAGCGTTCGTGTCGTTCACGCCGCCGTTCAATGCCAGCGGACAACCGGCCATCAGCCTGCCCCTGCACTGGAACGACTCCGGCCTGCCGATCGGCGTCCAACTCGTCGCCGCCTACGGCCGAGAAGACCTCCTCCTCAACGTGGCGGCCCAACTCGAACACGCCCACCCCTGGGCGCACCGCACCCCACCCGCCTGA
- a CDS encoding metallophosphoesterase: MPVIAFTVEPTTTAASTIASSVPVIGGSVGPLVHDVLMLLCDTRFVALIGQLTDTHVLARDDQETEVFVDNNARLVDAVASIRAETTPVDVLIGTGDLANSGHPAEYEALLELLEPLDVPFLALGGNHDVRELLRSSFPGTPWVDAEHASWSTVVAGVRLVGLDSTTPGEHGGRLDEERCDWLDGVLRAPFDGPTLLAMHHPPFASGIRWMDMHGFPGLDLLDEVLTAHPVDRILCGHLHRPMASTFAGAPAQVGMSTVQHVALDLRPDAPVAVIDNPVGYQLIDVRPDSIVAHSRYIRTAAPVIPAWASEFDQ, from the coding sequence ATGCCGGTGATCGCCTTCACGGTCGAGCCGACGACCACCGCGGCGAGCACGATCGCCAGTTCCGTTCCGGTCATCGGCGGCAGCGTAGGGCCGCTCGTTCACGACGTGTTGATGTTGCTGTGCGACACTCGTTTCGTGGCTCTGATCGGACAGCTGACCGACACGCACGTGCTTGCGCGCGACGACCAGGAAACGGAGGTGTTCGTCGACAACAACGCTCGGCTCGTCGACGCGGTGGCGTCGATTCGCGCCGAGACGACACCGGTCGATGTGCTGATCGGAACAGGTGATCTGGCCAACAGCGGCCATCCGGCCGAGTACGAGGCGCTGTTGGAGTTGCTCGAGCCGCTCGACGTGCCGTTTCTCGCGCTCGGCGGCAACCACGACGTGCGCGAACTCCTCCGGTCGTCGTTCCCCGGCACGCCGTGGGTCGACGCCGAACACGCCAGTTGGTCGACCGTCGTCGCCGGTGTGCGGCTCGTCGGGCTCGACTCGACGACGCCCGGTGAGCACGGGGGCCGTCTCGACGAGGAGCGTTGCGACTGGCTCGACGGCGTGTTGCGTGCCCCGTTCGACGGCCCGACCTTGTTGGCGATGCATCATCCACCGTTCGCATCGGGCATCCGGTGGATGGACATGCACGGCTTCCCGGGCCTCGACCTGCTCGACGAGGTGCTCACGGCGCATCCGGTCGACCGAATCCTCTGTGGGCATCTGCATCGACCGATGGCGTCGACGTTCGCCGGTGCGCCGGCGCAGGTCGGCATGTCGACAGTGCAGCACGTCGCGCTCGATCTGCGTCCCGACGCGCCGGTCGCGGTGATCGACAACCCGGTCGGGTACCAGCTGATCGACGTGCGCCCCGACTCGATCGTCGCCCACTCGCGCTACATCCGCACCGCCGCGCCCGTCATCCCGGCGTGGGCCTCGGAGTTCGACCAGTGA
- a CDS encoding SRPBCC family protein, translating to MNHETIERYVEIDATPETVFEVITDPEHVRQWWPDDANFEPAPGSTGHLVFGDPSSPDAQVPQITIVAVEAPRLFSFRWVYPDGEAAIPGNSLLVTFELSPRGSGTVLHLSETGFADKGWEPEVAEAEYGDHCAGWDHFLPQLVDYAPTVGARA from the coding sequence ATGAATCACGAGACGATCGAGCGGTACGTCGAGATCGACGCCACGCCGGAGACGGTGTTCGAGGTGATCACCGACCCCGAGCACGTCCGGCAGTGGTGGCCCGACGACGCGAACTTCGAGCCTGCGCCGGGAAGCACCGGCCATCTGGTCTTCGGCGACCCGTCGTCGCCCGATGCTCAAGTCCCGCAGATCACGATCGTCGCCGTCGAGGCCCCGCGCCTGTTCTCGTTCCGCTGGGTGTACCCCGACGGTGAGGCTGCGATCCCCGGCAACTCGCTGCTCGTCACGTTCGAGCTGTCGCCTCGGGGGTCGGGCACGGTCCTGCACCTGAGCGAGACCGGCTTTGCCGACAAGGGTTGGGAGCCGGAGGTGGCCGAGGCCGAGTACGGCGACCACTGCGCGGGCTGGGATCACTTCCTCCCGCAACTCGTCGACTATGCCCCCACGGTCGGGGCGAGGGCATGA
- a CDS encoding ArsR/SmtB family transcription factor codes for MTTDIDDDLWSAIGEPTRRRMLDLLLADGSATATSLSERLPVTRQAVAKHLGVLDRAGIVRSVAEGRERRFRIDDRQFARAVDQLTTVGHAWDGRLRRIARIAEQVEREKHTDTPTDHEQTNEGDIP; via the coding sequence ATGACCACCGACATCGACGACGACCTGTGGTCGGCGATCGGCGAACCGACACGTCGGCGCATGCTCGACCTCCTGCTCGCCGATGGCTCCGCAACAGCGACGAGTCTCAGCGAACGGCTCCCGGTCACTCGCCAAGCGGTCGCCAAACACCTGGGTGTGCTCGACCGCGCCGGCATCGTCCGCAGTGTTGCCGAAGGACGTGAACGCCGGTTCCGAATCGACGACCGCCAGTTCGCTCGAGCGGTCGACCAGCTCACCACCGTCGGTCACGCCTGGGACGGCCGACTCCGACGGATCGCACGGATCGCCGAGCAGGTCGAACGCGAGAAACACACCGACACCCCGACAGACCACGAACAGACCAACGAAGGAGACATCCCATGA
- a CDS encoding VOC family protein, with the protein MAADEGLHDNPLQRGDIVFEHGVIFQYAYLVNDLRATIEEWDALFGAGPFVITEHHKTDTFDYRGTTHEADVSYAFGYLGDMMIQFIVQHDDTPSIYRDMYAAGETGYHHLGILCTDVRAEVDRLGAAGFECGTFLHADGVDAAYVDTRSVNGGFTEFHGTPPRIIDAFAAWRTAHANRKPGDSPFLVR; encoded by the coding sequence ATGGCCGCTGACGAGGGACTTCACGACAATCCACTGCAACGGGGAGACATCGTGTTCGAACACGGCGTGATCTTCCAGTACGCGTATCTGGTCAACGACCTGCGCGCCACGATCGAGGAGTGGGACGCGCTGTTCGGTGCCGGCCCGTTCGTCATCACCGAGCATCACAAGACCGACACGTTCGACTACCGCGGCACCACCCACGAGGCCGACGTGTCGTACGCGTTCGGTTACCTCGGCGACATGATGATCCAGTTCATCGTGCAGCACGACGACACCCCGTCGATCTACCGCGACATGTACGCGGCGGGCGAGACCGGCTACCACCATCTCGGCATTCTCTGCACCGATGTGCGGGCGGAGGTCGATCGCCTCGGGGCCGCCGGTTTCGAGTGCGGTACCTTCCTCCACGCCGACGGTGTCGACGCGGCCTACGTCGACACGCGCTCCGTCAACGGGGGCTTCACCGAGTTCCACGGCACGCCGCCGCGCATCATCGACGCCTTCGCGGCGTGGCGCACCGCCCACGCCAACCGCAAGCCGGGCGACTCGCCCTTCCTGGTTCGCTGA
- a CDS encoding DUF7715 family protein, giving the protein MRVLIATNELQSTADGDYSFTVEGELVTPIVAQCHTPDDCGCSRGFPGLASSRATTTAMVVDRPFITLDDLRDVVRDSLERDGWLDLLGPDAAEIDEIIDEHVEAIDEICRTFTVGTIVERHGTLVRSRSYRTAA; this is encoded by the coding sequence ATGCGAGTCCTCATTGCCACCAACGAACTGCAGTCCACCGCCGACGGCGACTACTCCTTCACCGTCGAAGGCGAACTGGTCACCCCGATCGTGGCGCAGTGCCACACTCCCGACGACTGCGGATGCAGCCGCGGCTTTCCCGGTCTGGCGAGCAGCCGTGCCACCACCACGGCCATGGTCGTCGATCGCCCGTTCATCACGCTCGACGATCTGCGCGACGTCGTTCGCGACTCGCTCGAGCGCGACGGATGGCTCGACCTCCTCGGCCCCGATGCCGCCGAGATCGACGAGATCATCGACGAGCACGTCGAGGCGATCGACGAGATCTGTCGCACGTTCACCGTCGGCACGATCGTCGAGCGTCATGGCACGCTGGTCCGCTCCCGGTCGTACCGCACGGCGGCCTGA
- a CDS encoding sulfite exporter TauE/SafE family protein, whose translation MTGTELAIVLAAVVVGSTVKAITGMGLPLISIPIAALFVDLDDAVVTIALANMLANGVLAVREREHLPETRDLPILAVAGVGGAIVGAIAFIRLPDEPLVIMLIVATVAYIVNFFARPDFRIEPARSKRFAPIAGGVAGIFQGAIGISGPIVGSWIHSYRLSRGAHIVSVTSLFLVSGSAQFAVLVASGELSGRVAPSLLACIPVLAAIPLGTRIRDRVSSAGFDRAIIAMLCVSIVALSVKTFSG comes from the coding sequence ATGACCGGAACGGAACTGGCGATCGTGCTCGCCGCGGTGGTCGTCGGCTCGACCGTGAAGGCGATCACCGGCATGGGGCTCCCGCTGATCTCGATTCCGATCGCCGCCCTCTTCGTCGACCTCGACGACGCGGTGGTGACGATCGCCTTGGCCAACATGCTCGCGAACGGAGTCCTCGCCGTCCGCGAACGCGAACACCTCCCCGAGACGAGAGACCTCCCGATCCTGGCGGTGGCGGGAGTCGGCGGCGCGATCGTCGGCGCCATCGCGTTCATCAGACTGCCCGACGAACCGCTCGTGATCATGTTGATCGTGGCGACGGTCGCCTACATCGTCAACTTCTTCGCCCGTCCCGACTTCCGAATCGAACCGGCTCGATCGAAACGCTTCGCTCCCATCGCGGGAGGCGTCGCCGGCATCTTCCAAGGCGCGATCGGCATCTCGGGCCCGATCGTCGGGTCGTGGATCCACAGCTACCGGCTGAGCCGCGGAGCGCACATCGTGTCGGTCACCTCACTGTTCCTCGTCAGCGGCTCCGCCCAGTTCGCCGTGCTCGTGGCGAGTGGCGAACTGTCCGGCCGAGTCGCACCCTCACTCCTCGCGTGCATTCCCGTGCTCGCCGCGATCCCCCTCGGCACCCGCATCCGCGACCGGGTCTCGTCGGCCGGGTTCGACCGTGCGATCATCGCGATGCTCTGCGTCTCGATCGTCGCACTGTCGGTCAAGACGTTCAGCGGGTAG